The Pseudosulfitobacter pseudonitzschiae genome includes a region encoding these proteins:
- a CDS encoding FadR/GntR family transcriptional regulator, producing MPFRPVTPEKLSSAVVRQIEMLILRGILRPGERLPAERELADRLGVSRPSLRDAIGSLQETGLLAARPGAGIYVADVLGSAFSPALTQLFARHDEAVFDYLSFRRDMEGLAAERAARLASNTDLQVVQTIFDKMEAAHPARNADTESVLDAQFHMAIVEASHNVIMLHMMRSMYDLLRNGVFYNRQVMFKQRTTRSALLDQHRAINDALQARDPDTARACVETHLDYVERALRDQQKAERNEDVARQRLDHETHN from the coding sequence ATGCCCTTTCGCCCCGTAACCCCCGAGAAACTCTCATCCGCCGTGGTGCGCCAGATCGAGATGCTGATCCTGCGCGGCATCCTGCGGCCTGGTGAGCGTCTGCCTGCGGAACGGGAACTGGCTGACCGCCTTGGCGTGTCCCGCCCGTCCCTGCGCGACGCCATTGGCAGCTTGCAAGAAACCGGATTGCTGGCCGCCCGTCCGGGTGCGGGGATCTATGTGGCCGATGTTCTGGGCTCTGCCTTTTCGCCGGCGTTGACGCAACTGTTTGCCCGCCATGACGAAGCGGTGTTCGACTATCTGTCGTTCCGCCGCGATATGGAAGGGTTGGCCGCCGAACGCGCCGCACGGCTGGCATCGAACACTGATCTTCAAGTGGTTCAGACCATTTTCGACAAGATGGAAGCGGCCCACCCCGCCCGCAACGCAGATACCGAAAGCGTGCTGGACGCGCAGTTTCACATGGCCATCGTCGAGGCATCGCATAACGTGATCATGCTGCACATGATGCGGTCGATGTACGACTTGCTGCGCAACGGGGTTTTCTACAACCGTCAGGTCATGTTCAAACAGCGCACGACGCGCAGCGCCCTGCTGGACCAGCACCGCGCAATCAACGACGCATTACAAGCCCGCGACCCCGACACGGCCCGCGCATGCGTCGAGACGCATCTGGACTATGTCGAACGCGCCTTGCGCGATCAGCAAAAGGCCGAACGCAACGAAGATGTGGCCCGCCAGAGATTGGACCACGAAACGCACAACTGA
- a CDS encoding metal-dependent hydrolase — protein MFVAHLPAAYLVIRCARPNATPKLIAAVLAGSVLPDIDLLWFYLVDARQHHHHAYLPHKPVLWVLLGLAGWWRGSSVTIGVAAGAMLHLLLDSIVGQVTWGWPVTDWAAPLVVVPATRNWWVASFLLHWTFAIEIAICALAAVAWFTSGKRDQAALKRKNPRRWPRV, from the coding sequence ATGTTTGTAGCACATTTGCCCGCAGCCTATCTGGTGATACGTTGTGCACGGCCAAACGCAACACCCAAGCTGATCGCCGCCGTTCTGGCAGGGTCTGTCCTGCCCGACATTGACCTTTTGTGGTTCTATCTGGTGGATGCCCGACAACACCATCACCACGCCTATCTGCCCCACAAGCCCGTACTTTGGGTACTGCTGGGTCTGGCCGGTTGGTGGCGCGGTAGCAGTGTCACGATTGGCGTCGCTGCGGGGGCAATGCTGCACCTGCTATTGGACAGCATTGTCGGGCAGGTCACATGGGGCTGGCCTGTCACAGATTGGGCCGCACCATTGGTGGTGGTGCCTGCAACCCGCAATTGGTGGGTGGCATCGTTCCTGCTTCATTGGACGTTTGCGATTGAAATCGCAATTTGCGCGCTGGCTGCTGTGGCATGGTTCACATCAGGCAAACGCGATCAAGCTGCCCTGAAACGAAAAAACCCGAGGCGCTGGCCCCGGGTTTAA
- a CDS encoding F0F1 ATP synthase subunit B, producing the protein MKKLIALSLVLSASPAFAATGPFFSLRNTDFVVLIAFLIFVGVLVYLKVPGKLMGMLDKRATGIKSELEEARALREEAQTLLASYERKQKEVQEQADRIVAAAKEEAKTAAEEAREDLKKSIARRIAAAEGQIASAEASAVKEVRDQAVTIAVQAARDVIAKQMTAAEGNKLIDDAISQVDAKLH; encoded by the coding sequence ATGAAAAAACTGATCGCCCTGTCCCTCGTTCTGTCGGCATCGCCCGCTTTTGCGGCCACCGGGCCGTTCTTCTCGCTGCGCAACACCGACTTTGTGGTGCTGATCGCGTTCCTGATCTTTGTTGGCGTTCTGGTGTACCTTAAGGTGCCCGGTAAGTTGATGGGGATGCTGGACAAACGCGCGACCGGTATCAAATCCGAACTGGAAGAAGCCCGCGCTTTGCGCGAAGAGGCCCAAACCCTGCTGGCCAGCTATGAACGCAAGCAGAAAGAAGTTCAGGAGCAAGCTGACCGGATCGTCGCCGCAGCCAAGGAAGAAGCAAAAACCGCGGCTGAAGAGGCGCGCGAAGATCTGAAAAAATCCATCGCCCGTCGTATTGCGGCAGCAGAGGGTCAGATCGCTTCGGCAGAAGCTTCGGCAGTGAAAGAAGTGCGTGATCAGGCTGTGACGATCGCAGTCCAGGCCGCGCGCGACGTGATCGCCAAGCAGATGACCGCCGCTGAAGGCAACAAGCTGATCGACGACGCCATCAGCCAGGTGGACGCCAAGCTGCACTGA
- a CDS encoding F0F1 ATP synthase subunit B' produces the protein MATEPIDLEVAGTCTDAAGSAIGMPQLCDAWFGNQIFWLLVTLVLIYFILSRIALPRIAAILAERQGTITNDIAAAEDLKAKALEAEVAYDKALADARAEAGRIVDAAKADMKADLDVAIKKADAEIADRAAEGAKAIAEIREGALVAVKDVAKDTAKEIVVAMGGKADARTVTAAVTARMKG, from the coding sequence ATGGCAACTGAACCTATCGACCTGGAGGTCGCAGGAACCTGTACAGATGCAGCTGGCAGTGCCATCGGCATGCCGCAGCTGTGTGACGCATGGTTCGGCAACCAGATTTTCTGGCTGCTTGTCACCCTGGTCCTGATCTATTTTATTCTGTCACGCATCGCTCTGCCCCGGATCGCAGCCATTCTGGCCGAACGTCAGGGGACGATCACAAATGACATCGCCGCAGCCGAAGACCTGAAAGCCAAAGCGCTTGAGGCCGAGGTTGCTTATGACAAGGCACTGGCCGATGCCCGTGCCGAAGCAGGTCGTATCGTTGACGCCGCCAAGGCTGATATGAAGGCTGATCTTGATGTTGCCATCAAGAAAGCCGACGCCGAGATCGCCGACCGCGCAGCCGAAGGCGCAAAAGCAATTGCCGAAATCCGCGAAGGCGCTCTTGTCGCCGTCAAAGACGTCGCCAAAGACACTGCGAAAGAAATCGTCGTGGCAATGGGTGGCAAGGCAGACGCACGCACCGTAACAGCTGCGGTCACCGCACGGATGAAAGGATAA
- a CDS encoding F0F1 ATP synthase subunit C, with protein MEGDIAQMGQFIGAGLASVGMGGAAIGVGNVVGNFLSGALRNPSAAAGQTATMFIGIAFAEALGIFSFLVALLLMFAV; from the coding sequence ATGGAAGGCGATATCGCACAAATGGGTCAATTCATCGGCGCAGGCCTGGCCTCCGTCGGCATGGGTGGCGCAGCTATCGGTGTGGGCAACGTTGTTGGCAACTTCCTGTCGGGCGCCCTGCGCAACCCGTCGGCTGCTGCTGGCCAGACTGCAACAATGTTCATCGGCATCGCGTTCGCAGAAGCTCTGGGGATCTTTTCGTTCCTCGTCGCTCTGCTGCTGATGTTCGCCGTCTAA
- a CDS encoding F0F1 ATP synthase subunit A, whose protein sequence is MADEAQAVAGAAHGADGGLVFHPMDQFLVKPLFGHAGDPVFWYTPTNVTLWLGLAVLAIFALMVLTTSRRAVIPSRGQSVAELAYGFIYKMVEDVAGKDGVKYFPYIMTLFMFIVCANFLGLLPTAFTPTSHIAVTGLLAIAVFLAVTVLGFVLHGFKFLGLFWVSAAPLPLRPILAIIEIISYFVRPVSHSIRLAGNMMAGHAVIKVFAAFAAVTAIAPLSIAAIAAIYGLEVLVSFIQAYVFTILTCVYLKDALHPAH, encoded by the coding sequence ATGGCAGACGAAGCACAAGCAGTAGCCGGCGCAGCACATGGTGCGGATGGTGGTCTGGTCTTTCACCCGATGGACCAGTTTCTGGTCAAGCCGCTGTTCGGCCATGCCGGTGATCCGGTGTTCTGGTACACGCCCACAAACGTGACGCTGTGGCTGGGTCTGGCTGTTTTGGCGATCTTTGCGCTGATGGTGCTGACCACGTCGCGCCGCGCCGTTATCCCCTCGCGCGGTCAATCGGTTGCGGAACTGGCCTATGGCTTTATCTACAAAATGGTCGAAGACGTGGCGGGCAAGGACGGGGTTAAGTATTTCCCGTACATAATGACCCTTTTCATGTTCATCGTTTGCGCCAACTTCCTTGGCCTGCTGCCCACGGCCTTTACGCCCACGTCGCACATCGCGGTGACCGGATTGCTGGCCATTGCCGTTTTCCTTGCCGTGACCGTTCTGGGCTTTGTCCTGCACGGATTTAAATTCCTTGGCCTGTTCTGGGTTTCGGCGGCACCACTGCCGCTGCGCCCGATCCTCGCCATCATCGAGATCATCTCGTACTTCGTGCGCCCTGTCAGCCACTCCATTCGTTTGGCGGGCAACATGATGGCAGGCCACGCAGTTATCAAAGTTTTCGCGGCATTTGCTGCGGTCACGGCCATCGCGCCGCTTTCGATCGCAGCCATTGCGGCAATCTACGGGCTCGAGGTTCTGGTGTCCTTTATCCAAGCCTACGTCTTTACCATTCTGACCTGCGTGTACCTGAAGGATGCTCTGCACCCTGCGCACTAA
- a CDS encoding AtpZ/AtpI family protein, whose protein sequence is MRDLEAKIKALKGEDQPEAHHYDDHHSQAQMAWRMVIELVTGLGIGFGIGFGLDSLLGTKPWLMILFILLGFAAGVNVMIRSAREMQRDGMAKAAKSDDAPRGTDEGP, encoded by the coding sequence ATGCGGGATCTCGAGGCCAAGATCAAAGCCCTGAAAGGCGAGGATCAGCCCGAGGCCCACCACTACGACGACCATCACTCTCAGGCCCAGATGGCCTGGCGGATGGTGATCGAACTTGTAACTGGTCTTGGGATCGGTTTCGGGATCGGTTTCGGGCTCGACAGTCTTTTGGGCACCAAGCCCTGGCTGATGATCCTGTTCATACTTCTGGGCTTCGCGGCCGGCGTAAACGTGATGATACGCAGCGCCCGCGAAATGCAGAGAGACGGAATGGCCAAAGCGGCCAAGAGTGACGACGCCCCGCGGGGCACAGACGAAGGGCCCTGA
- a CDS encoding LysR substrate-binding domain-containing protein → MQRPLPPLNALRAFEAAGRHESFSRAADELRVSHSSISRHVRGLEDWLGAQLFRDLPRGVALTPDGAAYLADVTSALETISTATDRLTARPAGTLVVNAEPLFATKWLVPRLGAFHAAHPDIEIRLEASTGLADVARYEADIAIRFLAVAGSDPQAVLLSDAPIYPYAAPDLIPVPPDDPAKLLHYPRLRDRYKDTWAIWASLAGLQPPETDPAWRMRAHLAIEAAVAGQGVYLVSSDVVAQDVAAGRLHRVSDIGFRDGGFYLKQAEGGTRRKAIRIFSDWMLEQAAPWRVDVKDQPNG, encoded by the coding sequence ATGCAACGCCCGCTACCTCCTCTGAATGCCTTGCGTGCCTTCGAGGCCGCAGGCCGCCACGAAAGCTTTTCGCGCGCGGCGGATGAACTGCGGGTCAGCCATTCGTCAATCAGCCGTCATGTGCGCGGGCTGGAGGATTGGTTGGGCGCGCAATTGTTCCGCGATCTGCCGCGCGGTGTGGCCCTGACCCCGGACGGAGCGGCCTATCTGGCGGATGTGACTTCGGCTCTGGAAACGATCAGTACGGCGACCGACCGGCTAACCGCACGCCCTGCCGGCACCTTGGTGGTGAACGCCGAGCCGCTTTTTGCGACGAAATGGCTGGTGCCGCGTTTGGGTGCCTTTCATGCTGCCCATCCCGATATTGAAATCCGGCTTGAGGCGTCGACCGGTTTGGCCGACGTTGCCCGCTACGAGGCGGATATCGCGATACGTTTTTTGGCGGTTGCAGGTTCCGACCCTCAGGCGGTCCTGCTCAGCGATGCGCCGATCTATCCCTACGCGGCGCCCGATCTGATCCCTGTGCCACCGGATGATCCGGCCAAGTTGCTTCACTATCCCCGTTTGCGGGACCGTTACAAAGACACATGGGCGATCTGGGCCAGCCTTGCAGGTCTGCAACCGCCCGAGACCGATCCCGCATGGCGGATGCGGGCGCATCTGGCGATCGAGGCCGCCGTGGCGGGGCAGGGCGTCTATCTGGTGTCGTCGGATGTGGTGGCGCAAGATGTCGCGGCGGGGCGACTGCACCGCGTGTCGGACATCGGGTTTCGCGATGGCGGGTTCTATCTCAAGCAGGCCGAAGGCGGGACGCGACGCAAAGCCATCCGGATATTCTCCGACTGGATGCTGGAGCAGGCGGCACCTTGGCGCGTGGATGTCAAAGATCAACCAAATGGTTGA
- a CDS encoding ArsR/SmtB family transcription factor, producing the protein MTHDLDQVFAALADPTRRAILTMLLEDDMAVTDVAEPFEMSLAAISKHLTILTRAGLIAQEKRGRVKWCKLEPDAMRTASVWMQGFGQFEPVNLDAFERFLALELDGDGQSDTPER; encoded by the coding sequence ATGACACATGATCTGGATCAGGTATTCGCGGCACTGGCCGACCCGACGCGGCGGGCGATCCTGACGATGTTGCTTGAGGATGATATGGCCGTCACCGATGTGGCCGAGCCGTTCGAGATGTCTCTGGCGGCGATTTCCAAGCACCTGACCATTCTGACGCGCGCAGGCCTGATCGCACAGGAAAAGCGTGGAAGGGTCAAATGGTGTAAATTGGAACCCGATGCGATGCGCACCGCGTCCGTCTGGATGCAGGGGTTCGGACAGTTTGAACCTGTAAATCTTGATGCGTTCGAACGCTTTCTGGCGCTCGAACTGGATGGCGATGGCCAGTCCGACACGCCAGAACGCTAG
- a CDS encoding DMT family transporter has protein sequence MSKLSAGAQGHLAMLAFSALVAGSFSLGVQAANAIDPTALNAARFALAAVITGVVVAATGKARAVHWQAPWRYLVLGGLFGIYFVLMFEGLKTAPAVSAAAVFTLTPILAGGFGWLVLRQVTTPRMALALAIGAAGAVWVIFRADLAALRAFEVGRGEAIYFVGCISHALYAPMVRRLNRGEPALVFSLGTLVAGFVLLTIYGWSDIRATDWLNLPAIVWITLVYVGVFASAVTSVLLQFASLRLPSAKVMAYTYLTPSWVIIWEIVLGNGAPGGMILIGVALTTLALYLLLRDDGAITGK, from the coding sequence ATGTCTAAACTTTCTGCGGGTGCGCAGGGGCATCTGGCAATGCTGGCCTTTTCCGCGCTGGTGGCCGGGTCGTTTTCGCTGGGGGTTCAGGCCGCCAATGCGATTGACCCCACAGCGCTGAATGCCGCGCGGTTTGCGCTGGCGGCGGTGATTACCGGCGTTGTGGTTGCCGCTACAGGCAAGGCGCGTGCGGTACACTGGCAGGCGCCTTGGCGCTATCTGGTGCTGGGTGGGTTGTTCGGTATCTATTTTGTGTTGATGTTCGAAGGATTGAAAACCGCACCCGCCGTCAGTGCGGCGGCGGTTTTCACCCTGACGCCGATCCTTGCAGGGGGGTTCGGCTGGCTGGTATTGCGTCAGGTCACCACGCCACGCATGGCATTGGCACTGGCCATCGGGGCTGCGGGTGCTGTCTGGGTGATCTTTCGCGCTGATCTGGCAGCATTGAGGGCCTTTGAGGTCGGGCGCGGCGAGGCGATTTATTTCGTCGGCTGTATCAGCCACGCGCTTTACGCACCGATGGTGCGCAGGTTGAACCGCGGCGAACCTGCGTTGGTATTCTCGCTGGGCACATTGGTCGCGGGGTTTGTGTTGTTGACCATCTACGGCTGGTCCGACATCCGCGCGACCGACTGGCTGAACCTTCCCGCGATTGTATGGATCACGCTGGTCTATGTCGGGGTCTTTGCCAGCGCAGTGACCTCGGTGTTGCTTCAGTTTGCCTCGCTGCGGCTGCCCTCGGCCAAGGTGATGGCCTATACCTATCTGACACCATCATGGGTGATCATCTGGGAAATCGTACTGGGCAATGGCGCGCCGGGCGGCATGATCCTGATCGGCGTAGCGCTGACCACGCTGGCGCTTTATCTGCTGCTGCGCGATGACGGTGCCATAACCGGAAAGTGA
- a CDS encoding LysR family transcriptional regulator has product MDNWDEIKTAYQVARMGTVSGAADVLGVHHATVIRHIDALEARLEVKLFQRHARGYTATEAGEDLFRVAKATDDQFSQLVGRIKGRGADVSGDLVVTSLTSLVPRMVPILTEFQRENSDVVIRYLTGARLFRLEYGEAHVAIRAGSPPAQPDNVVQSLAHQRMGLYASRRYVEECGLPKDWSQCSGHRFVGTNNDQSRAPFNRWLREKAPDIVFSFRSDEDRAIEQAILNGAGIGFAAVLEARANPDLVEVFPQEEEWSAPLWLVTHVDLHRTTKVQAFLTFLKRAAKSWDTSNNV; this is encoded by the coding sequence ATGGACAATTGGGACGAAATCAAGACCGCCTATCAGGTCGCGCGTATGGGCACAGTCAGCGGTGCAGCTGATGTGCTGGGCGTGCACCACGCTACGGTGATCCGCCATATCGACGCGCTGGAAGCCCGGTTGGAGGTCAAGCTGTTTCAGCGCCACGCACGCGGATACACAGCAACCGAAGCGGGTGAGGATTTGTTTCGCGTGGCCAAGGCGACCGATGACCAGTTTAGCCAGCTTGTCGGGCGTATCAAAGGACGCGGGGCGGATGTGTCGGGTGATCTGGTGGTTACCTCGCTGACCTCTCTGGTGCCGCGGATGGTGCCTATTCTGACTGAATTCCAGCGTGAAAATTCCGATGTGGTTATCCGCTATCTGACGGGCGCGCGCCTGTTCCGGCTGGAATACGGTGAAGCGCATGTGGCGATTCGGGCGGGCTCGCCGCCTGCGCAGCCTGACAATGTGGTGCAAAGCCTGGCGCATCAGCGAATGGGCCTCTATGCGTCCCGCCGCTATGTCGAGGAATGCGGACTGCCCAAGGATTGGTCACAGTGCAGCGGGCACCGTTTCGTCGGCACCAACAACGACCAAAGCCGCGCGCCGTTCAACAGATGGCTGCGCGAAAAGGCCCCCGACATCGTATTCAGCTTTCGCAGCGATGAAGACCGCGCCATCGAACAGGCTATTCTGAACGGCGCGGGTATCGGCTTTGCCGCCGTCCTAGAGGCGCGGGCCAATCCCGATCTGGTCGAGGTGTTTCCGCAAGAAGAGGAATGGTCGGCCCCGCTGTGGTTGGTCACCCATGTGGACTTGCACCGCACAACCAAGGTGCAGGCTTTTCTGACCTTCCTCAAGCGTGCGGCAAAGAGCTGGGACACATCAAATAATGTCTAA
- a CDS encoding FMN-dependent NADH-azoreductase, with product MAKSILHIDASARRATSVTRDLSKDVVARLNGDVVTRDLFDALPHIDESWIGANFTPEADRTDAQKELLALSDKLIAEVKAADVLVIGVPVYNFGIPTNLKAWVDMICRAGITFRYTEAGPEGLLTGKRAILVAATGGTPVGSEIDFATNYMRHVLGFIGITDVQLVAADRLSVDAEGSIAEAKAQVAELAA from the coding sequence ATGGCCAAATCGATTCTGCACATTGATGCATCCGCCCGCCGCGCAACATCCGTCACCCGCGACCTGAGCAAAGACGTCGTTGCCCGCCTGAACGGCGACGTTGTCACCCGCGACCTGTTCGACGCCCTGCCCCACATCGACGAAAGCTGGATCGGCGCCAACTTTACCCCCGAGGCCGACCGCACCGACGCACAAAAAGAACTGTTGGCCCTGTCCGACAAGCTGATCGCAGAAGTGAAGGCTGCTGACGTGCTGGTGATCGGCGTGCCGGTCTACAATTTTGGCATCCCCACCAACCTCAAGGCGTGGGTCGACATGATCTGCCGTGCAGGCATCACCTTTCGCTATACAGAAGCTGGCCCCGAAGGTCTGCTGACCGGCAAACGCGCCATTCTTGTTGCAGCGACCGGCGGCACGCCCGTTGGATCCGAGATCGATTTCGCCACCAACTACATGCGTCACGTTCTGGGCTTTATCGGCATCACCGACGTTCAACTTGTTGCCGCTGATCGCCTGTCGGTCGACGCCGAAGGTTCGATCGCCGAAGCCAAGGCACAAGTGGCCGAATTGGCTGCCTGA
- the ffh gene encoding signal recognition particle protein has product MFENLSERLGGVFDRLTKQGSLSDEDVKTALREVRVALLEADVSLPVARDFVKAVQDKATGQAVTKSITPGQQVVKIVHDALIDTLTGEGEPGALKIDNAPAPILMVGLQGGGKTTTTAKLAKRLKDREGKRVLMASLDVNRPAAMEQLAILGKQIGVDTLPIVKGEDPVAIAKRAKTQASMGGYDVYMLDTAGRLSIDEELMQQVEAVRNVANPRETLLVVDGLTGQDAVHTAQNFDDRIGITGVVLTRMDGDGRGGAALSMRAVTGKPIKFVGLGEKMDALETFEPERIAGRILGMGDIVALVEKAQETIEAEQAEKMMKRMAKGQFNMNDLRMQLEQMIKMGGMQGMMGMMPGMGKMAKQVEEAGFDDKILKQQIAMIQSMTKKERAAPQILQASRKKRIARGSGMEVSELNKLLKMHRQMSDMMKKMGKMGKGGMLKQAMKGMFGKGGPSPEDMAAGMDPKALEAAAKQMGGQNPFGGGGMGLPSGLSGFGKKK; this is encoded by the coding sequence ATGTTTGAAAATCTATCCGAACGGCTTGGCGGGGTCTTTGACCGTCTGACCAAACAGGGTTCGCTGTCCGACGAGGACGTTAAAACCGCCCTGCGCGAAGTGCGCGTCGCCCTGCTGGAAGCCGACGTATCGCTGCCCGTGGCCCGCGATTTCGTCAAAGCGGTACAGGACAAGGCCACAGGTCAGGCCGTGACCAAGTCGATCACCCCCGGGCAGCAGGTCGTCAAGATCGTGCACGACGCGCTGATCGACACGCTGACCGGCGAAGGCGAACCCGGTGCGCTGAAAATCGACAACGCGCCCGCGCCTATCCTGATGGTCGGCCTGCAGGGCGGCGGGAAAACCACCACCACCGCGAAACTGGCCAAGCGTCTGAAAGACCGCGAGGGCAAGCGCGTGCTGATGGCGTCGCTTGACGTCAACCGTCCGGCGGCGATGGAACAGCTGGCAATTCTGGGCAAGCAGATCGGTGTCGACACCCTGCCCATCGTCAAGGGCGAAGACCCTGTCGCCATCGCCAAACGCGCCAAGACGCAGGCCAGCATGGGCGGCTATGACGTCTACATGCTGGACACCGCAGGCCGCCTGTCGATCGACGAAGAGCTGATGCAACAGGTCGAAGCAGTGCGCAACGTCGCCAACCCGCGTGAAACGCTGCTGGTGGTGGATGGTCTGACAGGTCAGGACGCGGTGCACACCGCCCAGAACTTTGACGACCGCATCGGCATCACCGGCGTGGTGCTGACCCGTATGGACGGCGACGGGCGCGGCGGTGCGGCCCTGTCGATGCGCGCGGTCACCGGCAAGCCGATCAAGTTCGTCGGCCTCGGCGAAAAGATGGACGCGCTTGAAACCTTTGAGCCAGAGCGTATCGCAGGCCGCATTCTGGGCATGGGCGACATCGTCGCCTTGGTCGAAAAGGCACAGGAAACCATCGAGGCCGAACAGGCCGAAAAGATGATGAAGCGCATGGCCAAAGGTCAGTTCAATATGAACGACCTGCGCATGCAGCTGGAACAGATGATCAAGATGGGCGGCATGCAAGGCATGATGGGCATGATGCCCGGCATGGGCAAAATGGCCAAGCAAGTCGAAGAAGCTGGCTTTGACGACAAGATCCTCAAGCAACAGATCGCCATGATCCAGTCGATGACCAAAAAAGAACGCGCGGCACCCCAGATCCTGCAGGCCAGCCGTAAAAAGCGCATCGCACGCGGGTCTGGCATGGAAGTGTCCGAGCTGAACAAACTGCTGAAAATGCACCGCCAAATGTCCGATATGATGAAGAAAATGGGCAAGATGGGCAAAGGCGGCATGCTAAAACAGGCCATGAAAGGCATGTTCGGCAAGGGCGGCCCCAGCCCCGAAGACATGGCCGCAGGCATGGACCCCAAGGCGTTGGAAGCCGCCGCCAAGCAGATGGGCGGCCAGAACCCCTTTGGCGGGGGCGGCATGGGTCTGCCTTCGGGCCTCTCCGGTTTCGGGAAGAAGAAATGA
- a CDS encoding GNAT family N-acetyltransferase, which translates to MTSATPHIPTLTTDRLVLRAPAPRDVPAFAAFYRSEASRFVGGPMTEAETWRYLCQVLGHWTMRGYGRWIVTTRDDDIAIGLVGLHNPLDWPEAEVGWYIWSDNGKGYATEAGRAARAYAYETLGWTTLVSMIATGNDASVRVATALGATRQDDYHHPVYGAMGVYRHPGPQEIAT; encoded by the coding sequence ATGACCTCCGCAACCCCGCATATTCCCACGCTGACGACCGATCGGCTTGTCCTGCGCGCGCCCGCGCCACGGGACGTGCCTGCCTTCGCCGCATTCTACAGGTCGGAAGCCTCGCGTTTTGTGGGCGGCCCGATGACCGAAGCGGAGACATGGCGCTATCTCTGTCAGGTGCTGGGTCACTGGACCATGCGCGGCTATGGGCGCTGGATCGTAACGACACGCGACGACGACATCGCCATTGGCCTGGTCGGCCTGCACAATCCGCTTGACTGGCCCGAAGCCGAAGTTGGTTGGTACATCTGGTCCGACAACGGCAAGGGCTACGCCACCGAAGCGGGCCGCGCGGCGCGCGCCTATGCCTATGAGACGCTCGGCTGGACAACCCTGGTCAGCATGATCGCGACAGGCAACGATGCCTCAGTGCGCGTTGCCACGGCCTTGGGCGCCACACGACAGGACGATTATCATCATCCCGTCTATGGCGCGATGGGGGTGTACCGGCACCCCGGACCACAGGAGATCGCCACATGA
- a CDS encoding chorismate mutase produces the protein MTDAITRAAELLKGHRASIDRLDAILVYTLGERFKHTQAVGKLKAEHDLPPSDPTREAAQIARLEDLAKEADLDPEFAKKFLNFIIAEVIQHHKQHQT, from the coding sequence ATGACCGACGCCATCACCCGTGCAGCAGAGCTGCTGAAAGGCCACCGTGCCAGCATCGACCGGCTGGACGCCATCCTTGTCTACACTTTGGGCGAGCGGTTCAAACACACACAGGCAGTGGGGAAACTCAAAGCCGAACACGACCTTCCCCCGTCCGATCCCACGCGCGAAGCCGCACAGATCGCACGGCTTGAAGATTTGGCGAAAGAGGCCGACCTCGACCCCGAATTCGCCAAGAAGTTCCTGAACTTCATCATCGCTGAAGTCATTCAGCACCACAAACAGCACCAGACCTGA
- the rpsP gene encoding 30S ribosomal protein S16, whose translation MAMKIRLARGGSKKRPFYRIVAADSRMPRDGRFIEKLGTYNPLLAKDSEDRVKMDVERIQHWLGQGAQPTDRVARMLEAAGVKEKTERNNPNKGTPGKKAQARVEEKAAKKAALEEAANAPAEAAAEE comes from the coding sequence ATGGCCATGAAAATTCGTCTCGCCCGCGGCGGTTCCAAAAAACGCCCCTTTTACCGTATCGTTGCTGCCGACAGCCGCATGCCACGCGATGGCCGTTTCATCGAGAAACTGGGCACATATAACCCGCTGCTGGCCAAAGACAGCGAAGACCGCGTGAAGATGGACGTCGAGCGCATCCAGCACTGGTTGGGTCAGGGCGCACAGCCTACAGACCGTGTCGCGCGTATGCTGGAAGCCGCTGGCGTGAAAGAGAAAACCGAGCGTAACAACCCCAACAAGGGTACGCCCGGCAAGAAAGCCCAAGCGCGCGTTGAAGAGAAAGCAGCCAAGAAAGCAGCCCTCGAAGAAGCCGCCAACGCTCCGGCAGAGGCAGCTGCAGAGGAATAA